In Ferribacterium limneticum, a genomic segment contains:
- a CDS encoding COX15/CtaA family protein, whose amino-acid sequence MPLTRLYHRLLLVATLLAFAVIALGAYVRLSDAGLGCPDWPGCYGHWLGVPEAHHEQQAAAQAYPDRPLDTGKAWKEMLHRYLAGTLGLLILALCILAWRKESRSRQSPALPTALLGIVGLQAALGMWTVTLLLKPVIVTLHLIGGMTTLSILVGMAVAGREARPDSAVSPGMRLLAAGALLAIAIQIALGGWVSSNYAALACPDFPTCQGQWQPEMDFAHAFSLHRELGETANGQLLPHTALTAIHWSHRLGAALVSMVVAMLALTLFKTGRLHWQVWGGLLALLLLAQLSLGIANVLLGLPLAIAVAHNLGAALLLTATLTLNISLYRQRLPASNASALSGPSKTAAG is encoded by the coding sequence GTGCCCCTGACTCGCCTCTACCACCGCCTGCTGCTCGTCGCCACCCTGCTCGCCTTCGCCGTCATCGCCCTCGGCGCCTACGTCCGCCTGTCCGACGCCGGCCTCGGCTGCCCCGACTGGCCCGGCTGCTACGGCCACTGGCTGGGCGTCCCCGAAGCACACCACGAACAGCAGGCCGCCGCGCAAGCCTACCCGGACCGGCCACTCGACACCGGCAAGGCGTGGAAGGAAATGCTCCACCGCTATCTCGCCGGCACCCTGGGCCTGCTCATCCTGGCGCTATGCATCCTCGCCTGGCGCAAGGAATCCCGCAGCCGCCAGTCGCCAGCATTGCCGACCGCACTGCTCGGCATTGTCGGCCTGCAGGCGGCGCTCGGCATGTGGACCGTCACCCTGTTGCTCAAGCCGGTCATCGTCACCCTGCATCTGATCGGTGGCATGACGACACTCTCCATCCTCGTCGGCATGGCCGTCGCCGGACGCGAAGCAAGACCTGACTCCGCTGTCAGTCCCGGCATGCGCCTGCTGGCGGCCGGTGCCTTGCTGGCAATTGCCATCCAGATCGCTCTCGGCGGCTGGGTCAGCAGCAACTACGCCGCTCTTGCCTGCCCGGATTTCCCGACCTGTCAGGGCCAATGGCAACCGGAGATGGACTTTGCCCACGCCTTCAGCCTGCACCGCGAACTGGGCGAGACGGCCAATGGCCAGTTACTGCCGCACACCGCCCTGACGGCGATTCACTGGAGCCACCGTCTGGGTGCTGCCTTGGTTTCAATGGTGGTCGCCATGCTCGCACTCACCCTGTTCAAAACCGGCAGGCTACATTGGCAAGTATGGGGCGGCTTACTGGCGCTGCTACTGCTGGCACAACTCAGTCTGGGCATTGCCAACGTCCTGCTCGGCCTGCCACTGGCTATCGCCGTCGCCCATAACCTCGGCGCCGCGCTGCTGCTGACGGCGACGCTGACGCTCAATATCAGCCTCTATCGCCAGCGCCTTCCGGCATCGAATGCATCAGCCCTGAGTGGCCCATCGAAAACCGCAGCCGGTTGA
- a CDS encoding cytochrome c oxidase subunit 3: MKTSPAHTAHADHYFVPQPSLYPVILSAGMFLLAFGFIQVINNFGPGKWFMFGGTAVILYVLFGWFGKVIGESQSGAYRDWEDRSFRYGMIWFIATEVMFFAAFFGALFYVRVISVPTLGGMEGAHGFSLWPEFAGTWPTSGPKGATFTPMGAWGIPALNTALLLSSGATVTWAHWGLLRNNRSQLALGLAATVLLGSTFLGFQAYEYHHAYTELGLTMGAGAYGATFFMLTGFHGFHVTLGTIMLAVILLRSLSGHFSADRHFAFEAVAWYWHFVDVVWLILFVFVYWV, from the coding sequence ATGAAAACCAGTCCAGCTCACACCGCACACGCGGATCACTATTTCGTTCCGCAGCCCAGCCTGTACCCGGTCATCCTGTCCGCCGGCATGTTCCTGCTCGCTTTCGGCTTCATCCAGGTGATCAACAACTTCGGCCCCGGCAAATGGTTCATGTTCGGCGGCACGGCCGTCATCCTTTATGTCCTGTTCGGCTGGTTCGGCAAGGTCATCGGCGAATCGCAGAGCGGCGCCTACCGCGACTGGGAGGACCGTTCATTCCGCTACGGCATGATCTGGTTCATCGCCACCGAGGTGATGTTCTTTGCCGCCTTCTTCGGCGCGCTGTTCTACGTGCGAGTGATTTCGGTGCCTACCCTGGGTGGCATGGAAGGCGCCCACGGTTTCAGCCTGTGGCCGGAGTTCGCCGGCACCTGGCCGACCAGCGGGCCGAAAGGCGCCACCTTCACGCCGATGGGCGCCTGGGGCATTCCGGCGCTCAATACCGCCCTGCTGCTCAGTTCCGGCGCCACCGTCACCTGGGCGCACTGGGGGCTGTTGCGCAACAACCGCAGCCAACTGGCGCTCGGTCTGGCGGCAACGGTGCTGCTGGGCAGCACTTTCCTCGGCTTTCAGGCTTACGAATACCACCACGCCTACACTGAACTCGGCCTGACCATGGGCGCCGGCGCCTACGGGGCAACCTTCTTCATGCTGACAGGTTTCCACGGTTTCCACGTCACGCTCGGCACCATCATGCTGGCAGTGATCCTGCTGCGCAGCTTGAGCGGCCATTTCAGCGCCGACCGCCACTTCGCATTCGAGGCGGTGGCCTGGTACTGGCACTTCGTCGATGTGGTCTGGCTGATTCTGTTCGTCTTCGTTTACTGGGTGTAG
- the guaA gene encoding glutamine-hydrolyzing GMP synthase, with protein sequence MAHQKILILDFGSQVTQLIARRVREAKVFCEIHPYDVSDEFIRSYGAQGIILSGGPSSVTEGDTPRAPEIVFQLGVPVLGICYGMQTMAQQLGGKVMTAEAAGKSREFGYSEVRAHGHTALLNDIADFYSPEGHGMLKVWMSHGDSVMELPAGFVKMASTPSCPIAAMADESRKFYAVQFHPEVTHTQQGRAILERFVHGICGCGTDWVMGDYIAEAVDAIQRQVGDEEVILGLSGGVDSSVAAALIHKAIGDQLTCVFVDHGLLRLNEGDMVMDMFARNLGVKVIRVDAVDDFMGKLAGVSDPEQKRKIIGKEFVEVFQAESKKLPAAKWLAQGTIYPDVIESAGKGKKGAHTIKSHHNVGGLPEDMHLKLLEPLRELFKDEVRELGVALGLPREMVYRHPFPGPGLGVRILGEVTLKAAHLLQRADAIFIEELRATHATERDVAAGACTAADIGKSWYDLTSQAFAVFLPVKSVGVMGDGRTYENVVALRAVVTSDFMTAHWAHLPYELLGRVSNRIINEVRGLNRVVYDVSGKPPATIEWE encoded by the coding sequence ATGGCTCACCAGAAAATCCTCATCCTCGATTTCGGTTCTCAGGTTACCCAGCTAATCGCCCGCCGCGTGCGCGAAGCCAAGGTGTTCTGCGAAATCCATCCGTACGACGTTTCGGACGAATTCATTCGCAGCTACGGCGCCCAGGGCATCATCCTGTCCGGCGGGCCGAGTTCGGTGACCGAAGGCGATACGCCGCGTGCCCCGGAAATCGTTTTCCAGCTGGGCGTTCCGGTGCTGGGTATTTGCTACGGCATGCAGACCATGGCCCAGCAACTGGGTGGCAAGGTGATGACGGCCGAAGCGGCCGGCAAGTCCCGCGAATTCGGCTACTCGGAAGTCCGCGCCCACGGCCACACGGCGCTGCTCAACGATATCGCCGACTTCTACAGCCCGGAAGGCCACGGCATGCTCAAGGTCTGGATGAGCCATGGTGATTCGGTGATGGAGCTGCCGGCCGGCTTCGTCAAGATGGCTTCGACGCCATCCTGCCCGATCGCCGCGATGGCCGACGAGAGTCGCAAGTTCTACGCCGTCCAGTTTCATCCGGAAGTTACGCATACACAGCAGGGCCGCGCCATTCTCGAACGCTTCGTGCATGGCATTTGCGGTTGCGGTACCGACTGGGTCATGGGCGACTACATCGCCGAAGCCGTCGATGCCATCCAGCGTCAGGTTGGTGACGAGGAAGTCATCCTTGGCCTGTCCGGCGGCGTCGATTCCAGCGTTGCTGCGGCGCTCATCCACAAGGCGATCGGCGACCAGCTGACCTGCGTCTTCGTTGATCACGGCCTGCTGCGCCTGAACGAGGGCGACATGGTCATGGACATGTTCGCCCGCAACCTCGGCGTCAAGGTCATCCGGGTCGATGCGGTCGACGACTTCATGGGCAAGCTGGCCGGTGTCTCCGACCCGGAACAGAAGCGCAAGATTATCGGCAAGGAATTCGTGGAGGTGTTCCAGGCTGAATCCAAAAAATTGCCCGCAGCTAAGTGGCTGGCCCAGGGCACCATTTATCCGGACGTGATCGAATCGGCTGGCAAGGGCAAGAAGGGCGCCCATACCATCAAGAGTCACCACAACGTCGGTGGCCTGCCGGAAGACATGCATCTCAAGCTACTCGAACCGCTGCGTGAACTGTTCAAGGACGAGGTCCGCGAACTTGGCGTCGCGCTCGGTTTGCCGCGCGAGATGGTCTATCGCCATCCGTTCCCCGGGCCGGGCCTGGGTGTTCGTATTCTTGGCGAAGTTACGCTGAAGGCCGCTCATCTACTCCAACGTGCCGATGCCATTTTTATCGAAGAACTACGCGCCACGCACGCTACCGAACGCGATGTCGCGGCTGGTGCCTGTACTGCGGCCGACATCGGCAAGAGCTGGTATGACCTGACCAGCCAGGCCTTCGCCGTCTTCCTGCCGGTCAAGAGCGTTGGCGTGATGGGCGACGGGCGCACTTACGAAAACGTGGTTGCCTTGCGCGCAGTGGTGACCAGCGATTTCATGACCGCCCACTGGGCGCATCTGCCCTACGAACTGCTCGGTCGCGTCTCGAACCGGATCATCAACGAAGTCCGTGGTCTGAACCGGGTCGTGTACGACGTTTCTGGGAAGCCGCCGGCGACCATCGAGTGGGAATGA
- the smpB gene encoding SsrA-binding protein SmpB produces the protein MSITVNKKAFHDYFVEEKYEAGIVLEGWEVKAIRAGRMNIKESYVIIKSGEIYLIGMHISPLATASTHNQHDPIRTRKLLLHANEIGKLIGKVERAGYTLVPIDLHFVRGRIKLEIGLAKGKKQHDKRADALDKDSKREAQRAMKERLH, from the coding sequence ATGAGCATTACGGTCAACAAAAAAGCCTTTCACGACTATTTTGTCGAAGAAAAGTACGAAGCTGGCATTGTCCTCGAAGGTTGGGAGGTCAAGGCCATTCGCGCCGGCCGAATGAACATCAAGGAATCCTACGTCATTATCAAGAGCGGCGAAATCTACTTGATCGGGATGCATATCAGCCCGCTGGCGACCGCCTCCACCCACAACCAGCACGACCCGATACGTACGCGAAAACTGCTCCTGCACGCCAACGAAATCGGCAAACTGATCGGCAAGGTTGAGCGCGCCGGATACACGCTGGTGCCCATCGACCTGCACTTCGTGCGCGGCCGGATCAAGCTTGAAATCGGCCTGGCCAAAGGCAAGAAACAGCACGACAAACGCGCCGACGCCCTGGACAAAGACTCGAAGCGAGAAGCCCAGCGCGCCATGAAAGAACGCCTCCACTAA
- a CDS encoding RnfH family protein produces MAEMLSVEVCYAQSNKQELVRIKLNEGATLQQALEASGLLEKYPEIDLKKNKFGIWNKLSKPDSVLRNLDRVEIYRPLIADPKEVRKQRAAEGKVMKKGAGDSDAEG; encoded by the coding sequence ATGGCTGAAATGTTGAGTGTCGAAGTTTGCTATGCCCAGTCAAACAAGCAGGAGCTTGTCCGCATCAAATTGAATGAAGGCGCGACGCTGCAGCAGGCGCTCGAGGCCTCCGGGTTGCTCGAAAAGTATCCGGAAATCGACCTGAAAAAAAACAAGTTCGGTATCTGGAACAAGCTTTCCAAGCCAGACTCTGTGTTGCGCAATCTGGATCGCGTCGAAATTTATCGGCCGCTGATCGCCGATCCGAAAGAGGTTCGCAAACAGCGGGCTGCCGAGGGCAAGGTCATGAAAAAAGGCGCCGGGGATTCCGACGCCGAGGGCTGA
- a CDS encoding twin transmembrane helix small protein, whose product MLKLLVVLLLLAIVGSLFSGLFYLYRDRGAGERTVRALTLRIGLSIALFLVLLAGFRFGLIPGYTQ is encoded by the coding sequence ATGCTCAAGCTGCTGGTTGTTTTGCTGTTGTTGGCCATCGTCGGCAGCCTGTTCTCCGGGCTCTTCTATCTCTACCGCGACCGGGGAGCCGGCGAGCGGACGGTGCGGGCGCTGACCCTGCGCATCGGGCTGTCGATTGCGCTCTTCCTGGTGCTGCTGGCCGGGTTCAGGTTCGGTCTCATTCCCGGCTACACCCAGTAA
- a CDS encoding DUF4124 domain-containing protein gives MTSKSTFIFALFFPLTVAAMSAQAETYQWKDSNGQTVVSDVPPPATAKGRRSIGGVKPAVVSEAIPEKTADAPKVADAPKTIAEKDLDFKKRQQESREKADKQAKEQAAEKEKSENCDRARRNLAALEANQPLTVYDDKGERKLMDSTLREQEIERARKFMADSCK, from the coding sequence ATGACCTCGAAATCCACCTTCATTTTTGCCCTGTTTTTCCCGTTGACCGTAGCAGCCATGTCAGCCCAGGCGGAAACCTACCAATGGAAGGACAGCAATGGCCAGACGGTTGTTTCGGACGTTCCACCACCGGCAACGGCCAAGGGACGGCGATCCATCGGCGGCGTAAAGCCTGCGGTCGTGTCGGAGGCCATTCCGGAAAAAACGGCTGATGCCCCAAAAGTTGCTGATGCGCCGAAGACCATCGCGGAAAAGGATCTCGACTTCAAGAAACGGCAGCAGGAATCCAGGGAGAAGGCCGACAAGCAGGCCAAGGAACAGGCGGCCGAAAAGGAAAAAAGTGAAAACTGCGACCGCGCCCGGCGCAACCTGGCAGCACTGGAAGCCAATCAGCCGCTCACTGTTTACGATGACAAGGGCGAACGCAAGCTGATGGACAGCACACTGCGCGAACAGGAAATCGAACGGGCTCGCAAATTCATGGCTGACTCCTGCAAATAA
- the guaB gene encoding IMP dehydrogenase encodes MRLLQKALTFDDVLLVPAHSQILPRDVSLATRLTRNITLNLPLLSAAMDTVTEGRLAIAMAQEGGIGIIHKNLSPKAQAAEVAKVKRFESGILKDPITVSPTMTVRDVIEITRQYRISGLPVIDRAGKVVGIVTNRDLRFETNLDQPVKAIMTPRKRLVTVREGASVEDAKELIRKHRLERVLVIDDEWHMRGLITVKDILKSTEHPLANKDSSGRLRAGAAVGVGAGTEERVELLAEAGVDVIVVDTAHGHSQGVLDRVQWVKKNYPQIEVIGGNIATADAARALVDMGADGVKVGIGPGSICTTRIVAGVGVPQITAIQNVSDSLKGTGVPMIADGGIRYSGDIAKAIAAGADTVMLGGLFAGTEEAPGEVELFQGRSYKSYRGMGSLGAMQAGSSDRYFQEATSNVDKFVPEGIEGRVPYKGSVLAVIHQLMGGLRSSMGYLGSPTIAHMHDNACFVEITSAGIRESHVHDVQITKEAPNYHLD; translated from the coding sequence ATGCGACTGCTGCAAAAAGCCCTGACTTTCGACGACGTACTGCTCGTCCCCGCACACTCCCAGATTCTCCCCCGCGACGTTAGCCTGGCTACCCGGCTGACCCGCAACATTACTCTGAACCTGCCCTTGCTGTCCGCCGCCATGGATACCGTGACGGAAGGCCGCCTCGCCATCGCGATGGCCCAGGAGGGGGGTATCGGCATCATTCACAAGAATCTGTCACCCAAGGCCCAGGCGGCCGAAGTGGCCAAGGTGAAGCGTTTTGAATCCGGCATCCTCAAGGATCCGATCACCGTTTCGCCGACCATGACCGTGCGGGATGTGATCGAGATCACCCGCCAGTACCGGATTTCCGGTTTGCCGGTGATCGATCGTGCGGGCAAGGTGGTTGGCATCGTCACCAATCGCGACCTGCGCTTCGAGACCAATCTCGATCAGCCGGTCAAGGCCATCATGACGCCGCGCAAGCGACTGGTTACCGTCCGTGAAGGCGCCAGCGTCGAGGATGCCAAGGAACTGATCCGCAAGCATCGCCTGGAGCGCGTGCTGGTTATCGATGATGAATGGCATATGCGTGGCCTGATCACGGTCAAGGACATCCTGAAGTCCACCGAGCATCCGCTGGCCAACAAGGATTCGTCCGGACGCCTGCGCGCCGGAGCGGCGGTCGGCGTCGGGGCTGGCACCGAAGAGCGTGTCGAGTTGCTGGCCGAAGCCGGTGTTGACGTCATCGTGGTCGATACTGCCCATGGTCACTCGCAAGGCGTCCTTGACCGCGTTCAGTGGGTCAAGAAGAACTATCCGCAGATCGAAGTCATTGGTGGCAACATCGCGACTGCTGATGCCGCCCGGGCACTCGTCGATATGGGTGCCGATGGCGTCAAGGTTGGCATCGGCCCGGGTTCGATTTGTACGACGCGCATTGTTGCCGGTGTCGGCGTGCCGCAAATCACGGCTATCCAGAACGTTTCCGATTCGCTCAAGGGGACTGGCGTACCGATGATTGCCGACGGTGGTATCCGGTACTCCGGCGACATCGCCAAGGCGATTGCCGCAGGTGCCGATACGGTCATGCTCGGTGGTCTGTTTGCCGGTACCGAAGAAGCGCCGGGTGAGGTCGAACTGTTCCAGGGACGTTCCTACAAGTCCTACCGTGGCATGGGTTCGCTCGGTGCCATGCAGGCTGGCTCGTCCGATCGCTACTTCCAGGAAGCCACCTCGAATGTCGACAAGTTCGTGCCGGAAGGTATCGAAGGTCGCGTTCCTTACAAGGGCTCTGTGCTTGCCGTGATCCACCAGTTGATGGGTGGCCTGCGTTCGTCGATGGGTTATCTCGGTAGCCCGACCATCGCCCACATGCATGACAATGCCTGTTTCGTCGAAATCACCTCGGCCGGCATCCGTGAATCTCACGTCCACGACGTGCAGATCACCAAGGAAGCGCCGAACTACCACCTCGACTGA
- a CDS encoding type II toxin-antitoxin system RatA family toxin: MALVEKTVLIEQSAERMFELVDRCEDYPAFLPWCSHTELKFRDAVKTAATLHINYHSVKSCFTTENDKEFPRLMKIRLVDGPFRRLEGSWHFKALAENACKIEFQLHYEFSSKLFEKVIGPVFSHIANTFVDAFVRRAAQVYGVSNG; this comes from the coding sequence ATGGCCCTCGTTGAAAAGACCGTCTTGATCGAGCAATCCGCCGAACGCATGTTCGAACTGGTGGACCGTTGCGAGGATTACCCCGCATTCCTGCCCTGGTGCAGTCATACCGAGCTCAAATTTCGCGATGCGGTGAAAACTGCAGCGACGCTGCACATTAACTACCATTCGGTGAAATCCTGTTTTACGACGGAAAACGACAAGGAGTTTCCCCGGCTGATGAAAATTCGCCTGGTCGATGGGCCATTCCGTCGCCTCGAAGGTTCATGGCATTTCAAGGCGCTGGCCGAAAACGCCTGCAAGATTGAATTCCAGTTGCACTACGAGTTTTCCAGCAAATTGTTCGAGAAGGTCATCGGCCCGGTGTTCAGCCATATTGCCAACACGTTTGTCGATGCCTTCGTGCGCCGTGCGGCGCAGGTTTATGGAGTCAGCAATGGCTGA
- the cyoE gene encoding heme o synthase: protein MHTATVPTLSLGQRLAAFSHLCKPRVNSLIVFTAMIGMCLATPDFPPLLRFTVASLGIALVSFAAAALNCLVERTVDAKMARTSWRATARGDISPLETVTLATALGATGLWLLHNFINDLTMWLTLATFVGYTVIYTLILKPATPMNIVIGGASGAMPPLLGWTAMTGHVSAEPLVLFLIIFLWTPPHFWALACYRRDDYARSGLPMLPVTHGIAFTCQHILWYTVMLAAASLIPVSLGMSGTFYLIAISLLDLVFLGYAIALCRNYSDALARRTFRYSILYLTLLFAALFIDRLF from the coding sequence ATGCACACCGCGACAGTCCCCACCCTGAGCCTCGGCCAGCGCCTGGCCGCCTTCAGCCACCTGTGCAAGCCACGGGTCAACAGCCTGATCGTATTCACCGCGATGATCGGCATGTGCCTGGCGACGCCGGATTTCCCGCCGCTGCTCCGTTTCACGGTCGCCTCGCTCGGCATCGCCCTGGTCTCCTTCGCCGCCGCCGCATTGAACTGCCTGGTCGAACGCACCGTCGACGCCAAGATGGCGCGCACCAGCTGGCGCGCCACAGCCCGCGGCGACATCTCGCCGCTCGAAACGGTCACGCTGGCCACCGCCCTCGGCGCCACCGGCCTGTGGCTGCTCCACAACTTCATCAACGACCTGACCATGTGGCTGACGCTGGCCACCTTCGTCGGCTACACCGTCATCTACACGCTGATCCTCAAACCGGCGACGCCGATGAACATCGTCATCGGCGGTGCCTCCGGCGCCATGCCGCCGCTGCTCGGGTGGACGGCGATGACCGGCCATGTTTCGGCCGAACCGCTGGTCCTCTTCCTGATCATTTTCCTGTGGACGCCGCCACACTTCTGGGCCCTGGCCTGCTACCGGCGTGACGACTACGCCCGCTCCGGCCTGCCCATGCTACCGGTCACCCACGGCATCGCCTTCACCTGCCAGCACATCCTCTGGTACACCGTGATGCTCGCCGCTGCCAGCCTGATTCCGGTGTCGCTCGGCATGAGCGGGACGTTCTACCTGATCGCCATCAGCCTGCTCGACCTCGTCTTCCTCGGCTACGCCATCGCCCTCTGCCGCAACTACAGCGATGCCCTGGCCCGCCGCACCTTCCGCTACTCCATCCTCTACCTGACCCTGCTCTTTGCCGCCCTGTTCATCGACCGCCTGTTCTGA
- a CDS encoding SURF1 family protein, producing the protein MDDASAGISVAQYARRPGRAARASRKQAAILGALVLAVLLPAFISLGLWQWRKAESKTALQVELDTRSHDAAIAMPTTLADVDSLRHHRVILRGTYDAAHQVLIDNRLHQEQAGYHVITPLQLAGSNMHVLVNRGWLAAPADHQQQPIAEVPTGEVELTGIAVLPTQRFFNLAPQPTSGWAPVWQNLDIERFRSAVPYPLQGLIIQLDPTAPGGYVREWPRPDERADRHRSYALQWFGFAVSSLGIWAYFLIRRP; encoded by the coding sequence ATGGACGACGCCTCCGCAGGGATTTCCGTGGCCCAGTATGCGCGCCGGCCGGGCCGAGCGGCAAGGGCCAGCCGCAAGCAGGCGGCGATCCTTGGCGCCCTGGTGCTGGCGGTGCTGCTCCCGGCTTTCATTTCGCTCGGCCTCTGGCAATGGCGCAAGGCCGAGAGCAAAACTGCGTTGCAGGTCGAACTCGACACCCGCAGCCACGATGCTGCCATCGCCATGCCAACCACGCTGGCCGATGTTGATTCCCTGCGCCATCACCGGGTCATCCTGCGCGGCACCTACGACGCCGCCCACCAGGTACTGATCGACAACCGCCTGCATCAGGAACAGGCTGGCTATCACGTCATCACGCCCCTGCAGCTGGCCGGATCGAACATGCATGTGCTGGTCAATCGCGGCTGGCTGGCCGCCCCGGCCGATCATCAGCAGCAGCCGATCGCCGAGGTGCCGACTGGTGAAGTCGAACTGACTGGCATCGCCGTACTGCCTACCCAGCGCTTCTTCAACCTGGCGCCGCAACCGACCAGCGGCTGGGCGCCGGTGTGGCAGAACCTCGACATCGAACGCTTCCGCTCGGCTGTGCCCTATCCCCTGCAAGGCCTGATCATCCAGCTCGACCCGACGGCACCGGGCGGCTATGTCCGTGAATGGCCGCGCCCGGACGAACGAGCCGACCGCCACCGCAGCTACGCCCTGCAATGGTTCGGATTCGCCGTGTCCAGCCTCGGCATCTGGGCCTATTTCCTGATCCGCCGGCCATGA